A single window of Pseudomonadota bacterium DNA harbors:
- a CDS encoding PH domain-containing protein, translated as MLKRSQKNKNRINLQENEQIVYRTGFHWVMLLGPAMVLIIAGVSIPSRGVGALILLIIGVVWAIFSIMSYRNSEFLITDGRLLARFGFPWKRIYDIPLTTIEYIDMHQPALGNILNFGKILIRRTGGFVHSIRMIPNPIEFVKKVQEQIILNRNKTEPF; from the coding sequence ATGTTAAAAAGATCACAAAAAAATAAAAACCGGATCAATCTCCAGGAAAATGAGCAGATAGTATACCGTACCGGGTTTCATTGGGTAATGCTTCTCGGACCGGCAATGGTTCTAATCATAGCAGGAGTTTCAATCCCTTCCCGGGGGGTAGGCGCTTTGATACTGCTCATTATCGGGGTTGTCTGGGCAATATTCTCAATTATGAGTTACCGTAACTCCGAATTTTTAATAACAGATGGAAGACTTCTTGCAAGGTTTGGCTTTCCCTGGAAAAGAATTTACGATATTCCCCTCACAACCATTGAATATATTGACATGCACCAGCCCGCGCTCGGCAACATATTAAACTTCGGGAAGATCCTCATAAGACGTACCGGAGGATTCGTTCATTCCATTCGCATGATCCCGAATCCGATAGAATTTGTAAAAAAGGTCCAGGAGCAGATTATTTTAAATAGAAATAAAACGGAGCCTTTCTGA